A region of Fimbriimonadaceae bacterium DNA encodes the following proteins:
- the sigW_4 gene encoding ECF RNA polymerase sigma factor SigW, with the protein MALNPAHAANMDDDAVLQDRWMAGDEQAFEVLYRKYYGKVFAIAKGVLLDADDASDATQEIFRLVHRNLRRFDRRSKFSTWLYRIAVNRSIQEARSIRRRKSELPIESAQHIGREDEVQVVDPKINDALGKLQPIDRAVLILFYWEELSLEEIATSLSCSANAAKTRLFRARERFRKLYEQEEA; encoded by the coding sequence ATGGCCCTTAATCCGGCGCATGCCGCGAATATGGACGACGATGCGGTCCTGCAGGACCGGTGGATGGCTGGCGACGAACAGGCGTTCGAAGTCCTTTACCGGAAGTATTACGGGAAGGTGTTTGCCATCGCGAAGGGCGTCCTTCTCGATGCCGACGATGCCTCCGATGCCACCCAGGAGATCTTTCGCCTCGTCCATCGGAACCTGCGGCGATTCGACCGACGGTCGAAATTCAGCACGTGGCTTTACCGCATCGCCGTCAATCGCAGCATCCAGGAGGCCCGCTCCATCCGCCGAAGGAAGTCGGAACTTCCGATCGAATCTGCCCAGCACATCGGTCGCGAAGATGAGGTCCAGGTCGTCGATCCGAAAATCAACGACGCCTTGGGCAAACTTCAGCCCATCGACCGGGCGGTCCTGATCTTGTTCTATTGGGAGGAGCTCAGCTTGGAGGAGATCGCGACGTCTCTGTCTTGCAGCGCAAATGCAGCCAAAACGCGGCTGTTCAGGGCCCGCGAAAGATTTCGGAAACTTTACGAGCAGGAGGAAGCATGA
- the alaS gene encoding Alanine--tRNA ligase encodes MKVRELRQKYLDFFISKGHSLYPSGSLIPYDVTGRLDESLLFNGAGMVQFKPFFRGIAEPPNRRLTNAQKVVRTGDIESVGNHSHLTFFEMLGNFSFGDYFKQEAIAFSWEFLTAPQWLNLDPRRLAFTVFEEDDEAFEHWSAHLAPLGIEPTSRIFRLGEETNYWPAGAFSSGPPGPCGPNSEMFYWTSNDVPPPPTVAGGYDRDGFLRDDAAKLWLEIWNDVFIQYEWQGEPLEEGGYRKTGMPSLPFQSVDTGMGLERTATALGGYRSVYDTDAFSGIIKLIDRLSAEFASSTATYGQDTARDTAVRIIADHIRTASFCIADGILPSNTGRGYVLRRLIRRAVLKGQRVLGFEDLFLYRVVDGVVESLGDHYHELVDRRSVIAETLKNEEALFRRTLDQGSEILLQALARRKGEVLDGEVAFMLYDTYGFPLEVTQELCEEAGVTVDLAGYKAALAEAQERSRGADQRESVYGGVGVAFVFITDDGKATPTEFLGYSETETDAVIVGALPQADENGKAVAEFAVALNQTPFYAESGGQVADTGVLIVEDTRFNVVDVTKHDGVWVHVVVPDVPLGHEGMPVDQAQVFLLERLMKRKTRAVVDTNRRTDVIRNHTATHLLHAALRDTLGTHVTQAGSLVAPDHLRFDFTHGKAMSAEEISRVEGIVNEHVLSAEGVTIYSDVPLDEARAMGAMALFGEKYADRVRVVQVGDMSPDRPSFSRELCGGIHVRNTGQIGLFKILHESSAASGVRRVTAITGRGSHRWANELHGNLHEVAEIVKSTPKDLRQAVERLLDQVREERKRREQAELKAARGGGSNGSGHPIVEIGPVSLMTAKFEIDPKLAAQEVDDAVAQRPNLVVVAACILDGKVTFVAKAGPKAVESGAHAGNLVREVAKAAGGGGGGGPTYATAGGRDLAKVDEALESAVQVLRAAVDG; translated from the coding sequence GTGAAAGTTCGTGAGCTCCGCCAGAAGTATTTGGATTTCTTTATTTCGAAGGGTCACTCTCTATACCCTTCGGGATCGCTGATCCCCTACGACGTCACCGGCCGGCTGGATGAATCGCTGCTGTTCAATGGCGCGGGAATGGTTCAGTTCAAGCCGTTCTTCCGTGGCATCGCCGAACCGCCAAACCGACGACTGACAAACGCCCAAAAGGTGGTTCGCACCGGCGACATCGAATCGGTCGGCAACCACTCGCATCTGACCTTCTTCGAGATGCTGGGCAACTTCTCGTTTGGCGATTACTTCAAGCAGGAGGCCATCGCGTTCTCGTGGGAGTTCCTGACCGCGCCCCAGTGGCTAAATCTCGATCCCCGGCGACTCGCGTTCACCGTGTTCGAGGAGGACGACGAAGCGTTCGAGCATTGGAGCGCTCACCTTGCACCACTAGGCATCGAGCCCACCTCCCGCATTTTCCGACTCGGCGAAGAGACCAACTACTGGCCGGCGGGAGCCTTTTCGTCGGGACCTCCCGGTCCGTGCGGACCGAATTCGGAAATGTTCTATTGGACATCGAACGACGTCCCCCCGCCCCCGACAGTGGCCGGGGGTTACGATCGAGATGGCTTCCTGCGGGACGATGCGGCGAAACTGTGGCTCGAAATTTGGAACGACGTCTTCATCCAGTACGAGTGGCAAGGCGAACCGCTCGAGGAGGGCGGGTACCGGAAGACGGGGATGCCTTCGCTGCCTTTTCAGAGTGTTGACACCGGCATGGGCCTCGAGCGCACGGCGACCGCCCTGGGCGGCTACCGCAGCGTCTACGATACGGACGCCTTCTCCGGGATTATCAAGCTCATCGATCGGTTATCTGCCGAGTTCGCCTCCTCGACGGCAACGTACGGTCAGGATACTGCTCGCGACACCGCCGTTCGCATCATCGCGGACCACATCCGGACCGCATCGTTTTGCATCGCCGACGGCATCCTGCCGAGCAACACCGGGCGCGGCTATGTGTTGAGGCGGCTCATTCGGCGCGCGGTGCTCAAGGGCCAGAGGGTGCTTGGCTTCGAAGACCTGTTCTTGTATCGCGTCGTCGACGGCGTGGTCGAGTCATTGGGTGACCACTATCACGAGCTCGTTGACCGAAGGAGCGTGATCGCCGAGACCTTGAAGAACGAAGAGGCGCTGTTCCGTCGAACGCTCGACCAAGGCTCTGAGATTCTTCTGCAGGCCTTGGCACGCCGGAAGGGGGAGGTTCTCGACGGCGAGGTGGCTTTCATGCTTTACGACACCTACGGATTCCCGCTCGAGGTGACGCAGGAGCTTTGCGAGGAGGCGGGCGTGACCGTCGACCTCGCCGGCTATAAGGCCGCCTTGGCAGAGGCTCAGGAGCGGTCCCGTGGCGCCGACCAACGGGAGTCGGTGTACGGCGGGGTCGGTGTCGCGTTCGTCTTTATCACGGACGACGGTAAGGCAACCCCAACCGAGTTTCTGGGATATTCCGAAACCGAAACCGACGCTGTCATTGTCGGCGCCTTGCCGCAAGCCGACGAGAACGGCAAAGCTGTCGCCGAATTCGCCGTTGCGCTCAACCAGACGCCGTTCTATGCCGAATCCGGGGGTCAGGTCGCGGACACGGGTGTGTTGATCGTTGAGGACACCCGGTTCAATGTGGTCGATGTCACGAAGCACGACGGCGTATGGGTTCATGTCGTCGTGCCGGACGTGCCGCTTGGCCACGAGGGGATGCCCGTCGACCAAGCACAGGTTTTCCTGCTGGAGCGCCTCATGAAGCGCAAGACGAGGGCGGTTGTCGACACAAATCGCAGGACGGACGTGATTCGCAACCACACCGCCACTCATCTCCTTCACGCCGCGCTTCGAGACACGCTTGGGACCCATGTGACGCAGGCTGGCTCGCTTGTCGCACCCGATCATTTGAGGTTCGACTTCACCCACGGAAAGGCAATGTCTGCGGAGGAGATCTCTCGCGTCGAGGGGATCGTCAACGAGCACGTTCTGTCGGCCGAGGGAGTCACGATCTACTCGGACGTGCCACTCGACGAGGCCAGAGCCATGGGAGCGATGGCGCTCTTTGGCGAAAAGTATGCCGATCGTGTGCGGGTCGTCCAGGTTGGCGACATGTCACCCGACCGTCCGAGCTTCAGCCGTGAGCTCTGCGGCGGAATTCACGTCCGAAACACCGGGCAAATCGGGCTATTCAAGATTCTTCACGAGAGCAGCGCGGCCTCTGGCGTCAGACGGGTTACCGCCATAACCGGCAGGGGCTCGCATCGATGGGCCAATGAGCTTCATGGAAACCTCCATGAGGTGGCTGAGATCGTCAAGTCGACGCCAAAGGACCTGAGGCAAGCGGTGGAACGGCTGCTGGACCAGGTTAGAGAAGAGCGGAAGCGTCGAGAGCAGGCCGAACTTAAGGCCGCTCGAGGCGGCGGGTCCAACGGATCTGGACATCCGATCGTCGAGATTGGGCCTGTGTCCTTGATGACGGCAAAGTTTGAGATCGATCCCAAGCTGGCCGCCCAAGAGGTCGATGACGCCGTGGCGCAGCGGCCCAACCTCGTCGTCGTCGCTGCCTGCATCCTGGATGGCAAAGTGACCTTCGTGGCCAAGGCGGGCCCGAAGGCAGTGGAATCTGGAGCGCATGCCGGCAACCTTGTGCGAGAGGTTGCCAAAGCCGCCGGAGGCGGTGGAGGCGGCGGACCGACCTATGCGACGGCGGGAGGACGCGACCTAGCCAAGGTGGATGAGGCACTCGAATCCGCTGTCCAGGTATTGCGGGCCGCCGTAGATGGCTGA
- the hmuV gene encoding Hemin import ATP-binding protein HmuV: MPELRIKELRAGFGGEAFVRSASFAVAEGEVLAVVGPNGSGKSTMLQALMGVANVYGGEAAFGDVDLLKLPPKERAKWVAGVPQMETFAFPFPVREIVAMGRLARSTGFWETQDDHAAIDRAMSTTACEELAGRPIDQVSGGERQRVLIARALAQETPILLLDEPNTHLDLRHVSELVELVRRLAREGHVVLIALHDLDMAAGIAERFILMEEGRVAAEGRFDDPAQLSRLAKAYGVDLRFADLDGSSHIIARRP, translated from the coding sequence ATGCCTGAGCTCCGGATCAAGGAGCTGCGGGCAGGGTTCGGCGGCGAAGCCTTCGTCCGCAGCGCGTCTTTCGCCGTAGCCGAAGGCGAAGTCCTTGCCGTCGTTGGTCCCAACGGTTCCGGCAAATCGACGATGCTCCAAGCTCTGATGGGGGTCGCCAACGTCTACGGCGGCGAGGCGGCCTTTGGCGACGTCGACCTTCTGAAGCTGCCGCCCAAGGAGCGAGCCAAGTGGGTCGCGGGGGTGCCGCAAATGGAGACGTTTGCCTTCCCATTCCCAGTCCGTGAGATCGTGGCCATGGGCCGTTTGGCGCGGTCGACTGGATTCTGGGAGACCCAGGACGACCATGCCGCCATCGATCGAGCCATGAGCACAACCGCTTGCGAGGAGCTCGCTGGACGACCGATCGATCAGGTTAGCGGTGGAGAGCGCCAGCGTGTGCTCATTGCAAGGGCGCTCGCCCAGGAGACTCCGATTCTGCTCCTCGACGAGCCGAACACCCACCTCGATCTGCGGCACGTCAGCGAGCTGGTGGAACTGGTGCGGCGCCTTGCCCGAGAGGGCCACGTCGTCCTCATCGCCCTCCACGACCTTGATATGGCGGCCGGAATCGCCGAGAGATTCATTCTTATGGAGGAAGGCAGGGTCGCCGCCGAAGGGCGCTTCGATGATCCGGCACAGCTCAGCCGGCTTGCCAAGGCTTATGGCGTTGATCTACGGTTTGCCGATCTTGATGGCAGCTCGCACATCATTGCCCGCCGTCCATAA
- a CDS encoding putative ABC transporter ATP-binding protein, giving the protein MARLRIPLDPRISSELYKHRAIIVKGLVASGFAAGLMAATIPFIKLILDSVEQRHFERLWWLSLGVIALFSVKYSFTRAQAFYLGKAAARLTSDLRIRMYEKLMRLPLGYFHEKKAGALQSVLTNDVGVYNSAISVVRDSIDGPIKAISGLVSIFILHWQLALICCAVLPVMAVVIQRNGRKIKAAQHDVQVDLANLNAMTQESLQGVRIVKAFGAEAMMKSRFERLVEASFLSQIVAIRRTATLRPLVELIGAVALALVVFVCGYFVQNGTLRVSDLAAFIMGLDVINQGFKNIGSLVSTSKQVEAAADRIYSEILDVPEPMADKPGAKELSESMGRIEFDHVSFAYPDGTLALKDVSFIIEAGHSLALVGPSGAGKSTIADLLQRYFDPSEGRITYDGVDIRDLKTEWLRRQIGVVPQQTFLFAGTIADNIRMGLPEATDGEISEAAIAAHAEPFVATMPNRYETELGERGVRLSGGEMQRVAIARAAVRKPRVLILDEATSNLDAVSEKHVQEALEEIMEERTTLVIAHRLTTAARATKILVLRHGEVVEYGNHSDLMERSGAYAAMYRAFSSGVIDA; this is encoded by the coding sequence TTGGCTAGGCTCCGTATTCCCCTCGATCCCCGGATCAGCAGCGAACTGTACAAGCACCGCGCGATTATCGTGAAGGGCCTCGTCGCTTCCGGTTTTGCAGCGGGGCTCATGGCCGCGACGATTCCGTTCATCAAGCTGATACTCGATTCCGTGGAGCAACGGCACTTCGAACGGCTTTGGTGGCTAAGCCTTGGCGTCATCGCGCTCTTTAGCGTGAAGTATTCCTTTACCCGGGCTCAAGCCTTCTACCTGGGCAAGGCGGCTGCCCGCCTCACAAGCGACCTTCGCATCCGGATGTACGAAAAGCTGATGCGACTGCCGTTGGGCTATTTCCACGAGAAGAAAGCAGGCGCACTGCAGAGCGTGCTCACCAATGACGTCGGCGTTTACAACTCGGCCATCAGCGTGGTTCGCGACTCGATCGACGGGCCGATCAAGGCGATCAGCGGCCTCGTATCGATTTTCATTCTCCACTGGCAGCTCGCCTTGATTTGCTGCGCCGTGCTGCCTGTCATGGCCGTTGTCATCCAGCGGAACGGTCGCAAGATCAAGGCCGCCCAGCACGATGTCCAAGTCGACCTCGCCAATCTCAACGCGATGACCCAAGAGTCGCTGCAAGGCGTGCGGATTGTCAAGGCGTTCGGCGCGGAAGCGATGATGAAATCGCGCTTTGAGCGGCTGGTCGAAGCTAGCTTCCTCAGCCAGATCGTTGCGATACGGCGTACCGCGACCCTGCGGCCATTGGTCGAGCTGATCGGCGCGGTTGCGTTGGCCCTTGTAGTGTTCGTTTGTGGCTACTTCGTGCAGAACGGGACCTTACGCGTCAGTGATCTGGCCGCCTTCATCATGGGTCTCGATGTCATCAATCAGGGCTTTAAGAACATCGGTTCGCTCGTGAGCACCAGCAAGCAGGTCGAGGCGGCAGCCGACCGCATCTATTCCGAAATCCTCGACGTTCCTGAGCCCATGGCGGACAAGCCTGGCGCGAAAGAGCTCAGCGAGTCCATGGGCCGGATTGAATTCGACCATGTTAGCTTTGCGTACCCTGACGGAACCTTGGCCCTCAAGGATGTTTCCTTCATCATCGAGGCGGGTCATAGCCTGGCCCTGGTCGGGCCGAGCGGTGCGGGCAAGAGCACGATCGCCGATCTACTGCAGCGATACTTCGATCCCAGCGAGGGCCGCATCACTTACGACGGTGTTGACATTCGCGACCTCAAGACAGAGTGGCTTCGGAGACAGATCGGCGTCGTCCCGCAACAGACCTTCCTGTTCGCCGGAACCATCGCCGACAACATTCGGATGGGACTGCCGGAAGCGACCGATGGAGAGATCTCAGAAGCAGCCATTGCCGCCCACGCCGAGCCGTTTGTCGCCACGATGCCGAACCGGTACGAGACGGAGCTTGGCGAGCGGGGTGTTCGCCTTTCTGGTGGCGAGATGCAAAGGGTTGCGATCGCAAGAGCCGCTGTCCGCAAACCGAGAGTCCTGATCTTGGACGAGGCGACTTCAAACCTCGACGCCGTAAGCGAAAAGCATGTCCAGGAAGCCCTGGAAGAGATCATGGAGGAGCGGACTACTCTCGTCATCGCGCACCGCCTTACAACAGCCGCCCGTGCCACCAAGATTCTCGTTCTTCGTCATGGGGAGGTCGTCGAATACGGCAACCACAGCGATCTGATGGAGCGATCCGGCGCCTACGCGGCCATGTATCGCGCTTTCAGCTCAGGTGTGATCGATGCCTGA
- the atpC gene encoding ATP synthase epsilon chain — MPTLQFSVVAPDRTVVDEPVQSLIAPGVAGYLGVMSNHEPMILALRPGLVEYSDPNNQRRYVAIGGGFMEITGDKVTVLADSAEHASEIDIREAEEALEAARAALRGEESRMGSEEATRELERQMARIRAAKRTG, encoded by the coding sequence ATGCCAACGCTCCAGTTCTCGGTTGTCGCACCCGATCGCACCGTCGTCGACGAGCCGGTGCAATCCCTGATCGCCCCCGGTGTGGCCGGCTACCTTGGGGTTATGTCCAACCATGAACCGATGATCTTGGCCCTACGGCCGGGCCTGGTGGAATACAGCGATCCCAACAACCAGCGGCGCTATGTTGCGATCGGCGGCGGCTTTATGGAGATCACCGGGGACAAGGTGACGGTCCTGGCCGATTCGGCCGAGCACGCTTCGGAGATCGATATTCGCGAGGCAGAGGAAGCGCTGGAAGCCGCCCGTGCGGCCCTGCGTGGAGAGGAATCGCGAATGGGAAGCGAGGAAGCAACCCGCGAGCTTGAGAGGCAGATGGCGCGTATTCGTGCCGCGAAGCGCACGGGCTAG
- the lapB_2 gene encoding Lipopolysaccharide assembly protein B, with the protein MNCTKHLPILVSGILLAVTNLSGCGPSPATATSMAVPELGSTPTDGLIRKYRAVAEKQPKSVEALVNLGEAQLQKGRESGELAWYVEGRRCLEKAVALDPGDPVALTRLAASKTVFHDFHGAVKLAKEAIQHGATHQAYGVLVDSCLELGDYDAATEAAQKMIDAKPDMGSYSRVSKLRYLMGDIKGAILTMEKALACGSMFSENAAWCRTQIGDLYWRSGAYPAAEKQFLGALEKVPNYRHAQAGLARIRFGQGKRAEAIGLMTRACEGKAAPIPYLAELGDYHIAAGDSDKAEAAFARIGETVKRYHEAGIEGEEIMVAQFQLDHDRNVAEAAKVAASEMSHHQTVEAYANLAWSQYKQAKFAEAKGSMKKAMRTGVQDALLWYRLAKIEAALGNKTEADRLMASAKSLHPNFHPIFAR; encoded by the coding sequence ATGAACTGCACGAAACATCTTCCGATCCTCGTATCCGGCATCCTCCTTGCCGTGACGAACTTGTCTGGCTGTGGCCCCAGCCCAGCCACCGCGACTTCAATGGCTGTTCCGGAACTGGGTTCAACCCCGACCGACGGCCTTATTCGAAAGTATCGGGCTGTGGCAGAAAAGCAGCCCAAATCGGTGGAGGCCCTGGTCAATCTGGGTGAGGCACAGCTTCAGAAGGGACGCGAATCGGGTGAGCTGGCCTGGTACGTCGAGGGCCGACGCTGCTTGGAGAAGGCTGTCGCCCTCGATCCGGGTGATCCAGTTGCCCTGACCCGGCTCGCCGCATCGAAAACCGTGTTCCACGACTTTCACGGGGCGGTGAAGCTTGCCAAAGAGGCAATACAGCACGGGGCCACCCATCAGGCATACGGTGTGCTCGTCGATTCCTGTCTGGAACTGGGCGACTATGATGCGGCTACGGAAGCCGCGCAGAAAATGATCGACGCCAAGCCCGACATGGGATCCTATAGCCGGGTGTCGAAGCTCCGGTATCTGATGGGAGACATCAAGGGCGCGATCCTGACCATGGAGAAGGCCCTGGCTTGCGGGTCGATGTTCAGCGAGAACGCTGCCTGGTGCCGTACCCAGATCGGCGATCTCTACTGGCGATCCGGCGCTTATCCGGCTGCTGAGAAGCAGTTCCTTGGCGCGCTTGAAAAGGTCCCGAACTACCGTCACGCCCAAGCCGGCTTGGCTCGGATTCGATTCGGGCAAGGGAAGCGAGCTGAGGCGATTGGTTTGATGACAAGGGCCTGCGAGGGTAAGGCCGCGCCTATCCCGTATCTGGCTGAGCTCGGTGACTACCACATCGCGGCGGGCGATTCGGACAAAGCTGAAGCAGCGTTTGCGAGAATCGGCGAAACCGTCAAGCGGTACCACGAGGCCGGCATCGAGGGCGAGGAGATCATGGTGGCGCAGTTCCAGCTCGACCACGATCGCAACGTTGCGGAAGCGGCCAAGGTTGCCGCGAGCGAGATGAGCCACCACCAAACGGTCGAGGCCTACGCGAACCTGGCGTGGTCCCAATACAAGCAGGCGAAGTTTGCTGAAGCCAAAGGTTCGATGAAAAAGGCGATGCGGACAGGCGTCCAAGACGCCTTGCTGTGGTACCGCTTGGCCAAGATCGAGGCCGCCCTGGGGAACAAGACCGAAGCCGACCGGCTCATGGCTTCGGCCAAATCGCTCCATCCAAACTTCCACCCAATTTTTGCACGCTAG
- the mtgA gene encoding Monofunctional biosynthetic peptidoglycan transglycosylase, translating to MNTKKRRRPWLRRFKIALAVFFIVVVGGAVWASIFWRQQLDKASALLPTLPDVMTQLAKQPTKILSGDGKVLFTISTEYRRPVKIADVPKVVIDATLAAEDKRFYSHSGVDSIALMRTLLTNAREGRVAQGGSTLTMQLAKRVYSEGQKTLQRKIQDMALAVMMENELTKDQILELYLNQVFYGSGAYGIQAAADVYFGKKLEDLTVAEAALLARCVRRPSHENPYANLNRAIENRNVVLGIMREEGMITPEAYEKAKKANVELAGRRDHVVASKRLAPYFVDYVMDTVHREMPGVDISRGGYTVETTINMAIQKGAEQGVRDLVRRYRGRGVRTGAFVVLDREGQILAMVGGADYERNQFNMVAQGKRQPGSAFKPFVYSAAFELGQLDKYDSVSNERLSIRDNATGKTWSPDNSNGKYGGRVSVRSAMAYSINIPAVRTLQTVGVYNAIRIAEDSFGFKSKLDPYLPLALGASAVSPLEMATGYSVFMLGGNRFTPFGVRRVIGPDGQVVLSNDPRIVDNVISDKTAGDIDDLLRNVVTGGTGRRARSVLNARGKTGTTSEHRDAWFCGYTDQLVGIGWIANEQYDEKAHAWVYGKMPGVFGGEVTVQMWREIMERAQEVVGEKTENRRGSDVLAPRRNPEPPVAEDAIVPEPLDEPLPDVNESAPSETGDNGATPDEASTGDGAPPAATKSDGYQAKSEPPQRASVTLEICADSGARASAYCPEVVTRTFSAERAPRRVCRIHGP from the coding sequence GTGAATACGAAAAAGCGGCGCAGACCCTGGCTCCGACGATTCAAGATCGCCCTGGCGGTCTTTTTCATCGTCGTTGTGGGTGGCGCCGTTTGGGCGAGCATCTTCTGGCGGCAGCAGCTCGACAAGGCCTCAGCGCTCCTTCCCACGCTGCCGGATGTGATGACGCAGCTCGCCAAGCAGCCGACCAAAATCCTTAGCGGCGATGGCAAGGTGCTCTTCACGATTTCCACAGAGTATCGCCGGCCGGTCAAGATAGCGGACGTCCCGAAAGTCGTGATCGACGCCACGCTCGCCGCAGAGGACAAGCGTTTTTACAGCCACAGCGGAGTCGATTCGATTGCACTCATGCGGACCTTGCTCACCAATGCGCGTGAAGGTCGGGTAGCCCAGGGCGGAAGCACGCTCACAATGCAGCTGGCAAAGCGGGTCTATTCCGAGGGTCAGAAGACGCTTCAGCGAAAGATCCAGGACATGGCCCTAGCCGTCATGATGGAGAACGAGCTGACAAAAGACCAGATTCTCGAGCTCTACTTGAACCAGGTCTTCTATGGCTCCGGAGCCTACGGTATCCAGGCCGCCGCCGATGTCTATTTCGGCAAGAAGCTCGAAGACCTCACGGTTGCGGAAGCAGCGCTACTCGCAAGGTGTGTGCGCAGGCCCAGCCATGAAAACCCGTACGCGAATCTGAACCGGGCAATCGAAAACCGCAACGTCGTCCTCGGCATCATGCGTGAAGAAGGCATGATCACCCCCGAGGCATACGAAAAGGCCAAGAAGGCCAACGTGGAGCTTGCCGGAAGGCGTGACCACGTGGTGGCCTCGAAGCGGCTCGCGCCGTATTTCGTGGACTACGTGATGGACACGGTCCACCGTGAGATGCCGGGCGTGGATATTTCCAGGGGTGGCTACACGGTCGAAACCACCATAAACATGGCTATCCAAAAAGGGGCCGAGCAGGGCGTAAGGGACCTTGTCCGACGGTACCGTGGCCGTGGCGTGCGGACCGGGGCTTTCGTGGTACTCGACCGGGAAGGACAGATTTTGGCCATGGTGGGCGGCGCGGATTACGAGCGCAACCAGTTCAATATGGTCGCCCAGGGTAAACGGCAGCCGGGTTCCGCGTTCAAGCCGTTCGTTTATTCCGCAGCCTTCGAGCTTGGTCAGTTGGACAAGTACGATTCGGTTTCCAATGAACGGCTGTCAATCCGCGACAATGCCACGGGCAAAACTTGGTCGCCCGACAATTCGAACGGAAAGTACGGAGGCAGGGTGTCCGTTCGGTCCGCAATGGCTTACTCGATCAATATCCCGGCCGTCCGAACCCTCCAGACCGTCGGCGTTTACAATGCGATACGGATCGCCGAGGATTCGTTCGGGTTCAAGAGCAAACTCGACCCGTACCTACCGCTCGCTCTCGGAGCCAGTGCCGTTTCACCTCTCGAAATGGCCACCGGCTACAGCGTGTTCATGCTCGGCGGCAACCGATTCACTCCCTTCGGCGTCCGCAGGGTGATCGGGCCCGACGGCCAGGTTGTGCTCAGTAACGATCCACGCATCGTCGATAACGTGATTAGTGACAAAACGGCTGGCGATATTGACGACCTCCTTCGGAATGTCGTCACCGGCGGAACCGGCCGGCGGGCACGATCGGTCCTCAACGCCCGAGGGAAGACGGGCACGACCAGCGAGCACCGCGACGCGTGGTTTTGTGGCTACACCGATCAGCTCGTTGGGATTGGCTGGATAGCCAACGAGCAGTATGACGAGAAGGCCCACGCCTGGGTTTATGGCAAGATGCCGGGCGTCTTTGGCGGCGAGGTCACCGTTCAGATGTGGCGCGAGATCATGGAGCGGGCCCAGGAGGTCGTGGGCGAGAAAACGGAAAATCGACGAGGATCCGATGTCCTTGCCCCGAGGCGTAATCCCGAACCTCCCGTTGCCGAGGACGCGATTGTTCCGGAGCCACTCGACGAGCCGTTGCCCGACGTCAACGAATCTGCACCCTCCGAGACGGGTGATAACGGCGCCACGCCGGATGAGGCTTCCACGGGCGATGGCGCGCCCCCGGCTGCGACCAAGAGCGATGGATACCAGGCCAAGTCTGAACCCCCACAGCGTGCGTCGGTCACCTTGGAGATTTGCGCTGACTCAGGGGCACGGGCCTCAGCCTACTGCCCCGAGGTGGTTACACGAACATTCTCCGCCGAGCGTGCGCCGCGCCGCGTTTGCCGGATCCACGGACCCTAG
- the nfo gene encoding Endonuclease 4 → MGAKLIGAHMPTAGGLHNAIEKGAEIGCSTVQVFTSNPQQWKAKELSSEAIAAFRAASERTGIRALVSHDSYLVNLCSPEPEIRQKSIAALKAEIDRSAQLGIPFVVSHMGAHKGEGEAAGIAKIVEATREILAETPEDVTLLMETTAGQGSALGCRFEQLAAVLDGVKGAGRLAICVDTCHLFVAGYDIRTAETYEATLAEFDRIVGCDLIRAIHANDSKKGLGTKIDRHEHIGQGAIGTEAFRLLVNDPRFVDVPIVIETPEADTQHAENVRVLRELRA, encoded by the coding sequence ATGGGAGCCAAGCTGATCGGCGCGCATATGCCAACCGCTGGCGGACTCCATAACGCTATAGAAAAGGGGGCCGAGATTGGATGCTCTACAGTACAAGTCTTCACCAGCAATCCCCAACAATGGAAAGCAAAAGAGCTAAGTTCTGAAGCGATAGCTGCATTCCGGGCAGCTTCCGAAAGGACGGGAATACGAGCACTTGTCAGCCACGACAGCTATTTGGTCAATCTCTGCTCGCCCGAGCCGGAGATCCGACAAAAGTCCATTGCGGCGCTCAAGGCCGAAATCGACCGGTCGGCACAGCTTGGTATCCCCTTCGTGGTGTCTCATATGGGCGCCCACAAGGGAGAAGGAGAGGCAGCTGGTATCGCCAAAATCGTTGAAGCTACTCGCGAAATCCTCGCTGAAACGCCGGAGGACGTAACGCTCCTCATGGAAACGACGGCCGGACAAGGCTCGGCCCTGGGATGCCGGTTCGAGCAGCTTGCTGCCGTTCTGGATGGTGTCAAGGGAGCGGGCCGGCTCGCGATCTGTGTGGACACCTGCCACCTCTTCGTGGCGGGCTACGATATTCGAACCGCCGAAACCTACGAAGCCACGCTCGCAGAATTCGACCGGATCGTCGGATGCGACCTCATTCGTGCCATCCACGCCAACGACAGCAAGAAAGGTCTAGGCACAAAGATCGACCGGCATGAACACATTGGTCAGGGCGCGATCGGCACGGAAGCCTTCCGGCTCCTGGTAAACGATCCCCGCTTCGTCGATGTGCCGATCGTCATCGAGACCCCGGAAGCAGACACGCAGCACGCGGAAAACGTCCGCGTGCTGCGTGAGCTACGGGCCTAA